In Setaria viridis chromosome 5, Setaria_viridis_v4.0, whole genome shotgun sequence, the genomic stretch atctaaacattcgatttGATAGGACTCCCACAAACCCCTCGCATAGTTGGCGCGAGACGATTTGGTGGCGAAAATCTTGTTGGAATGCGATGTGTTGGGAATTTGAGCCGAAGCCGGGTTTGCATCATTCGCTGTTCCCCTGCACCCGTTTGGCCACAAGCTGCTCTCATTGGATTCTGCATCGAGCGCTCACATGATAACCGTCAACAGTGAGGAAAAACTCTCGTGCTAAGTTGCTAACGTGCTCGGAACCCTCACGCTCTCGGTGGTTGACATGGCATATCGTGGTGATTGGTGCCTTGGTGGTTTGTTCTAGTAAAATGCTTACCATGTTTCTCTAACAGCTAAATGCTCATCAATGATCACGAACGACTGATCTGGCTTTTGCGAGCCTGAGTTCCAAGTAGTGGTGCAAAACTTAGCTGAGCCTGCGAGGATAAGGTGATATCTGTTAGTGGAATTTTTGTACGATGTCTATGCAAATCTGTAAGGAATGGTGGTGGAGAATTCATCAACTAATAAAGATTTGGGATAAGAGTGAGAATGGAAAATCTTGTTTATTGGGACATGTTTTCGATTTTTCCCCTCATATGCCGAGGAAAAGTAAATAGAAATTATAACATTAAAAATAAAAACGTGCATGATTGCCACGCGTTCTAAGTGCCTATATGTATATTCACTGTGATAATTCGTTCATTTTTTCCTAAGATAATCATAAACTGgttgaaaaaaaggaaaagtatACGAAGATTGCACGAATGCATGATGGAACTGCGTTTGCGTTATTGTTCTATCCACACGCAAAACCAACACTCACGCGATGTCCTTTCCACATGAATATAAGGCTCACAACTTGCAAGGAGGAAACTCGCCAGATGTTATCGACGGCTAAATCATGCTGGACAGGTGCCTGTGGAAATGGGATGCATTAGGAATTTGATTTGAAGGTCAGAGCAACCGAAATGGCCGTCGAACCAGCTGGCACACGCAAGTGTGCCTAATGGACCGGTTGTGTCCGTGAAGAAGATTTTTCTTGTTGGCTGCTATGACATTGCTTGTGAGGTTGTCTGTTGCCACATTATCTGCACCGCTTGTTTGGTTAGAATCAACTGTTtgaatactaggtgctaaactttagcagtgtcacatcggatgttcggatgctaattagtagtctaaacatgagctaattataaaactaattgtagaaccccaagctagacgaatctattaaacctaattaatccatcattagcaaatggttgctgtagcatcacattgttaaattatggactaattaggcttaatagattcgtctcgcgaattagattccatctgtgcaattagttttataattaacctacatttaatacttctaattagtatcaaacattagCAGGTGGTATCAAACACTCCCCGAACCTTGTTCAGCCGCTGCCTCCGCCATGCTAGGCCTGCGACCGACCAAGGTTCTGAGTTCCTCCGGTCAGGCGGTCAACAATTAAACAGGCTCTGATCCTGAGCCCAGCAGCTACCTAGTGCTGGCCAGGTCTCGACGGAACACTTATCAGTGAGCCGCTTTGCCGATTTcgtttttaagaaaaaaaaataaattgaagacaaaattagatttcccctATCGTTTCTGACCATTATTTTTTCTCCAAGAAAATTATGAGTTTATGGCATGTGTCCCCAAGTATTGTTTGTATATCGACTATGATATATCATTCAATTTTCATAAGTTAATCATAAATTggttgaaaaaggaaaaagtgtaTGAATGTTGCATGAACGTGTAACGGAACCACGTTTGAATGATAAATTATTTTATTCAACAACACAACCACACTACATTTACTTCTTTAGATATATCATGCTCCTAAGGCAATATGTAGCCCAAGAAAACCCAAAACCGACACTCACATGATCGCGTCCTTTCCATACGAATATCAGGCACAGAACTCGCAAGGAGAAACTAGCGTGTAGGACTGTTGAGGTTGCCGGTCGCCGGGGACGTCGTTGGTGGACTCGGCGCCGTCGGGGAGGCCCTCGACGCGCGGGAGCGAGAGCGCGACGAGGTCGATGACGtgccgccgcggcgggaggCGCGCGAGGTTGCGCGGCGTGGAGACGAAGGAGACGTGGTGGCCGCGCGAGGCCAGGCGCTCGGCGAGCTCCAGGTACGGGAGCATGTGGCCGAACGCCAGCCACGGGCAGATCACGATGCGCAGCGGCCGCGAGGGGGACCGCGACGACCCGGCAGCGTCCATGGCGAGGCGAGGATCGGAGGATGCCGCTGTCGAGGTTAGCCGCCTGGATCGGAGCCCTACTGCAGTGTCGCCTATCTACCTCTATGGGCAATGGATCGTTTGCATGCGTGCAAAAGATTTCCCTTGGCGTCCGATGTCGTGCTGCGACAGTTTATGGGAGGTTGTTTGCACCTTGTTTGGTCGCAGCTCTCGTGTGTCTTCTTGCCTGGTCACAGGCACCTCCAAGTCTCCAAAACATGCTAGGCATCCCCCCTTGTTTGGTGGTCACCCTGATGAGTGGCTGAGTTCAGCAGCGCGTGGATAGCATTTTCTCTTGTCAGATGTGTTTGCCGTCCTTGCCGGAACGCTAAACTCAGCGGCTTTGCAGTTTGCACTCCGGATCGTGTTTCTCTCCATCTAGCTCAACGCATCACGATGACGAAACATCCATCGCTCCGGTGCACTGGACGGGATTAGCGCTCTTTTGCCAGAGAGATGGACGGATTCAGACATTCTCTAtttctctcattttttcaagcactctaaaatttctcacaAAACAAACTTCGCatcaatttttttcaaaacagcatgagcggaggagagagatgTTACATGTACTGATCATTATCCGTGATGCTTAGTTTTGTAAAAATAATACAGTTCCTATAAAATTACAGGCGGAGTAATGGGGGAACTTGTGAGTTATTGAAGGCGAAGAAAAATGTCACtctaaaaacaaaaaataaaaataaaaaagaaactcgTGAGGATGACGGCGAAGAACTAAAGTGAATGGAGATGAAACTCCTGGTCCTGGACGAATATCTAGCAATTTCTTCTCCACTGTCAGTAAAGCAACAACCCGCATCAATTTTTGTAGAAAACTGCACTAGTGGAGGACAGAGAGATGTTTCATTTATATATGATATATCGGATCGTATGATCCATGATGCTTGTTCTGTTCGAAATAAAGTTTCTATAAAACTGGAAGATCATGTAGTAATAGCTAGCTAGAAAATTGTTGAATTATTGATTGAGAAAAAAGTTActcgaaaagaaaaaaaaagggaaaaataaaagagactCACTGCCAAGAGCTACTAAATGGCTATTGTACTGGACTAGCGATGCATATTTATTTAGTCCACTAAATCAAACCCtcaagatatatatatatatatatatatatatatatatatatatatatatatatatatatatatatatatatgtgagtATACTTGGTAGCCAGCCATAGAATAGTCTATTCTATAGCCAGGCCAACGGACGCACCAGATGAGCGCATCTAGCTCCACCGAGTGAGCCAATCCACCCAGCTTCCACGCTAGCGCGTTCCCCTGTTGGCCTTCATGAGCCGAGCTGGCCTAGCATGGCAGCTGACGTTCCGCGTTAATTACTACCGTAATAAAGCGCAGAGCCCGCACAAGCCGATCGAGTTGTACCAGAGCCGAGCCAGCGGCGTGATGCATCGTAGCTGGCTTTCGTAATCCTGTCCGTGATTAACGGCTTGCTGCTGCTTGTACTAATAAACAAAAGATGCCTGCCCCATTAATTTTTAACCACATGCATGCGGGACTTACGAGAATTAATCCATGAACCATATTGTGTTGTAGTCTACACGTGCATGCAAGTGCACAATATTTACCAGAATAAACTATAGTTTTGTGATTTTGTCTACCAGCACCTGCAAAGTGCAAATCCGGTAATCGTAATACATTGCCACAATTAGACATCACGCTGTTTCGAGGAACCATTTACTATATTGACAAGAGGGATGTACCATGAATTAGTTACGGAAAATCCAAGGGCTCAAGACAGTAATTGAGATGGGACTAACCACA encodes the following:
- the LOC140222909 gene encoding putative UDP-rhamnose:rhamnosyltransferase 1 — encoded protein: MDAAGSSRSPSRPLRIVICPWLAFGHMLPYLELAERLASRGHHVSFVSTPRNLARLPPRRHVIDLVALSLPRVEGLPDGAESTNDVPGDRQPQQSYTLVSPCEFCA